The proteins below come from a single Dinghuibacter silviterrae genomic window:
- a CDS encoding c-type cytochrome, translated as MKQLIGIVSLLALAACGGNSGGTQPSAPDSSSAVAKAPDASTGTASGAEHTGHPGYGIMLQNDCKTCHTPDAPSTGPSFAMIAARYDSTKTGTVENLAKKVIAGGKGNWGQVPMTPHPSLSQQDAETLVRYILSYKQ; from the coding sequence ATGAAGCAACTGATCGGTATCGTCTCGTTATTGGCATTGGCCGCCTGCGGAGGCAACTCGGGGGGAACACAGCCTTCGGCTCCAGATTCTTCCTCCGCTGTCGCCAAGGCACCGGACGCTTCCACCGGGACCGCAAGCGGCGCTGAACATACCGGTCACCCGGGGTACGGCATCATGCTGCAAAACGATTGCAAGACCTGTCACACACCCGACGCACCCAGCACGGGACCCTCCTTTGCCATGATTGCGGCACGCTACGATTCCACGAAAACAGGCACGGTAGAAAACCTCGCCAAGAAGGTTATTGCCGGCGGCAAGGGCAATTGGGGCCAGGTGCCGATGACACCTCACCCCAGCCTTTCCCAGCAGGACGCGGAAACCCTCGTCCGGTATATATTATCCTACAAGCAGTAA
- a CDS encoding hydroxypyruvate isomerase family protein, whose protein sequence is MTSAGISALGASAFSAPDKAPRPLGLRNNIHQSVCYWVYHDIPLDQFCGTLQQLGLSAIDLIGPKDWPVLQQHGIYCAMCNGAELGLYDGFSHPEFHDALIKNYTEWIPLVAKAGYKNLICFSGARRGMDDETGMKNCITGLQKLLPLAEKHGVVLVMELLNSKIDHKDYMCDHTAWGVELCKRAGSENLKLLYDIYHMQIDEGDIIRNIRESHQYIAHYHTGGVPGRHEIDDTQELYYPAIMKAILDTGFTGHVAQEFVPSVPDKIASLKKCIEICDV, encoded by the coding sequence ATGACGTCAGCAGGTATCAGCGCCCTTGGCGCTTCGGCTTTTAGCGCCCCGGACAAGGCCCCCAGACCCCTGGGCCTCCGGAACAACATCCACCAGTCCGTTTGCTACTGGGTCTACCACGATATTCCCCTGGACCAGTTCTGCGGTACACTCCAACAGTTAGGGCTAAGCGCCATCGACCTCATCGGGCCGAAGGACTGGCCGGTCCTCCAGCAACACGGCATTTATTGCGCCATGTGCAATGGGGCGGAGCTGGGTTTATACGACGGGTTCAGCCATCCCGAGTTCCATGATGCCCTGATCAAGAATTATACCGAGTGGATCCCCCTCGTCGCCAAGGCCGGGTACAAAAACCTGATTTGCTTTAGCGGTGCCCGCAGGGGGATGGACGACGAGACCGGCATGAAAAACTGTATCACCGGGCTGCAGAAGCTGTTGCCCCTGGCGGAGAAGCACGGGGTGGTCCTGGTCATGGAGCTCCTCAACAGCAAGATCGACCACAAGGACTATATGTGCGACCACACCGCCTGGGGGGTCGAACTTTGCAAACGCGCGGGTTCGGAAAACCTAAAGCTCCTCTACGACATCTACCACATGCAGATTGACGAGGGCGACATCATCCGCAACATCCGCGAAAGCCACCAGTATATCGCCCACTACCATACGGGCGGTGTCCCGGGCCGTCACGAGATCGACGATACCCAGGAGCTGTACTACCCGGCCATTATGAAGGCCATTCTCGACACAGGATTCACCGGTCACGTGGCCCAGGAGTTCGTCCCTTCCGTGCCGGATAAGATCGCTTCGCTCAAAAAATGTATAGAGATCTGCGATGTATAA
- a CDS encoding YybH family protein, with translation MYKILLLLTLWAATTRAQGGPTAAAGPATPAPRQAPSDDGAIRQVLAQQVTAWNNADVTAFMQGYWQSDSLIFIGPKGPNYGWQPVLDHYKKVYPDKVAMGTLTFSNLVLKRLSGDYYFVIGAWHLTRTNGDLGGQFTLLFHKINGNWKIVVDHTS, from the coding sequence ATGTATAAAATACTCCTCCTGCTGACCTTGTGGGCCGCAACAACCCGCGCCCAGGGCGGGCCGACTGCCGCTGCCGGCCCCGCAACGCCCGCGCCGCGCCAGGCTCCGTCGGACGACGGGGCCATCCGCCAGGTCCTGGCGCAGCAGGTCACTGCCTGGAACAACGCCGACGTCACCGCCTTCATGCAAGGCTACTGGCAAAGTGACTCCCTCATTTTTATTGGCCCCAAAGGACCGAATTACGGCTGGCAACCCGTCCTGGATCACTATAAAAAAGTGTATCCCGACAAGGTGGCGATGGGCACCCTGACGTTTAGCAACCTGGTATTGAAAAGATTATCCGGGGATTATTATTTCGTGATCGGCGCCTGGCATCTAACGCGCACCAATGGAGACCTGGGTGGACAATTCACCCTCCTTTTCCACAAAATAAACGGCAACTGGAAGATCGTCGTGGACCACACGAGCTAG
- a CDS encoding glycoside hydrolase family 25 protein: MRKKQKIRKWVLWLLLIFVLGVVALINYELWQSKEDRFVRYQEFGTDIPVNYAIHGIDVSWHNGRINWPMVKSMEVRGVHLDFVFIKATEGLGRVDAQFRRNWEEAKSAGMIRGPYHFFLATKSGRAQAENFLATVTLESGDIPPVVDVEDTYGVRDTLIHQRLQEWLDVVQANTGTKPIIYTSVDFYDRHLGRMFDGYPLWAAHYLQKENPRIARDWSFWQHSEFGHVSGINAEVDFDVFNGDSLALKQLLMP; encoded by the coding sequence GTGAGAAAAAAACAGAAGATTCGCAAGTGGGTTCTTTGGCTGTTGCTCATTTTCGTGTTGGGTGTGGTGGCGTTGATCAATTATGAGTTGTGGCAATCGAAAGAAGACCGTTTTGTCCGTTACCAGGAATTCGGGACCGATATCCCGGTCAATTACGCCATACACGGTATCGACGTGTCCTGGCATAACGGCCGCATCAACTGGCCCATGGTCAAGTCAATGGAGGTCAGAGGGGTGCACCTGGACTTCGTGTTCATCAAGGCCACCGAAGGGTTGGGCAGGGTCGACGCCCAATTCCGGCGCAACTGGGAGGAGGCGAAAAGCGCGGGGATGATCCGTGGTCCCTATCATTTTTTCCTGGCGACGAAAAGCGGCCGGGCCCAGGCCGAAAACTTTCTGGCCACCGTCACCCTGGAATCCGGCGATATCCCCCCGGTGGTGGACGTGGAGGATACTTATGGTGTCAGGGATACCCTGATCCACCAAAGACTGCAGGAATGGCTGGACGTGGTACAGGCCAATACGGGGACAAAACCCATCATTTATACCAGCGTGGATTTCTACGACAGGCACCTGGGCAGGATGTTTGATGGATACCCTTTGTGGGCCGCCCATTACCTCCAGAAGGAAAATCCCCGGATTGCCCGGGACTGGTCGTTCTGGCAACACAGCGAATTCGGCCACGTCAGCGGGATCAACGCGGAGGTCGATTTTGACGTATTTAATGGGGATAGCCTGGCGCTGAAACAACTGTTAATGCCATAA
- a CDS encoding alpha/beta fold hydrolase: MTYVRSVIHLGSGAIACYRWGQGPGVIIALHGFGERALSFEHWGRSLPEGFSLYAPDLPLHGDSRWEGPFTVDHLHELLRRITVTPFTLCGFSMGGRLCLSYVQARPENIHRLVLLAPDGLKVNFWYWLATQTQTGNRLFRYTMQHPAWFLGSIRTLGALHLINRGIVKYVHRHLGEAAQRQALYDIWTCMRTFRPDLEAVKNRIRTQGLPVRLIFGRYDRIIQPSQGYRFQEGLGEHCRLTELSAGHQLLTVALSPVCLQIVTD, translated from the coding sequence ATGACATACGTCCGTTCGGTTATCCACCTGGGGAGTGGCGCCATTGCGTGCTACCGCTGGGGCCAGGGGCCGGGCGTGATCATAGCCCTGCACGGGTTCGGGGAAAGGGCCCTTTCTTTTGAACACTGGGGCCGGTCGCTCCCGGAAGGATTTTCCCTGTATGCCCCCGACCTTCCGCTTCATGGCGACAGCCGGTGGGAGGGTCCGTTCACGGTGGATCATTTGCACGAGCTTCTCCGGCGAATCACGGTTACGCCGTTTACCCTTTGCGGTTTTAGCATGGGCGGACGGCTCTGTCTGTCCTACGTACAAGCCAGGCCGGAAAACATCCACCGCCTGGTACTGCTTGCGCCGGATGGATTGAAGGTCAATTTCTGGTATTGGCTGGCTACCCAGACCCAAACGGGCAACCGCCTTTTCCGGTATACGATGCAACATCCGGCCTGGTTCCTCGGAAGCATTCGCACCCTGGGTGCGCTCCACCTGATCAACCGCGGCATCGTCAAGTATGTCCATCGCCACCTGGGCGAGGCCGCCCAACGGCAGGCACTATACGATATATGGACCTGTATGCGCACGTTCCGGCCCGACCTGGAAGCCGTCAAAAACCGGATCCGCACACAAGGCCTCCCGGTCCGGCTGATCTTCGGCCGCTACGACCGGATCATCCAACCTTCCCAGGGCTACCGTTTCCAGGAAGGCCTGGGGGAGCATTGCCGCCTTACGGAGCTTTCAGCGGGACACCAGTTGCTGACAGTGGCGCTCAGCCCCGTGTGTCTTCAGATCGTCACCGATTAA
- a CDS encoding glycosyltransferase family 2 protein: MAFFLTGLFLFLVYAACLVFYRQAWRALPVFKVPASFTPAASITVIIPARNEEDNIGALLDTLLAQDYPPALYEVIVVDDHSTDGTADVVRRYKNVRLLTLADHLSPGERLNAYKKKAIDTAITLSRGELIVTTDADCLAEPRWLSLIAAFYQEHQPVFIAAPVAYMDETSFLKVFQSLDFMTLQGITGASVYRKVHTMCNGANLAYSKAVFHEVGGFRNIDAIASGDDMLLMHKMYQRYPDRISFLKSPGAIIRTAPMPTWKAFFNQRIRWASKADKYDDKRIIAVLALVYLWNVWFLAAGVAACFIPGLWRTWLGFIAVKTIVEMWYLYPVAVFFGKKSLLWKFPLAEPVHIAYTIIAGWLGKFGSYQWKGRNVK; the protein is encoded by the coding sequence ATGGCATTTTTTCTGACCGGATTGTTCTTGTTTTTGGTATACGCGGCCTGCCTGGTATTTTACCGGCAAGCCTGGCGGGCGTTGCCTGTATTCAAGGTCCCGGCCTCCTTCACGCCCGCCGCATCGATCACCGTCATCATCCCTGCCCGTAACGAGGAAGACAACATCGGTGCGTTGCTCGATACCCTTCTTGCCCAGGACTATCCGCCCGCGTTGTACGAGGTCATCGTCGTGGACGACCATTCCACCGACGGTACCGCCGATGTCGTGCGCCGCTACAAAAATGTACGGCTCCTGACCTTAGCCGATCACCTTAGCCCGGGAGAACGCCTGAATGCCTATAAGAAAAAGGCGATCGACACCGCCATCACCCTCAGCCGCGGCGAGCTCATCGTCACCACCGACGCCGACTGTCTGGCGGAACCCCGCTGGCTGAGCCTGATCGCGGCTTTTTACCAGGAACATCAACCCGTTTTTATAGCCGCCCCCGTGGCGTATATGGACGAGACCAGCTTTTTAAAGGTGTTCCAATCCCTCGACTTCATGACCCTCCAAGGGATCACCGGCGCTTCGGTGTACCGGAAGGTCCATACTATGTGCAACGGCGCCAACTTAGCCTACAGCAAGGCCGTTTTCCATGAGGTAGGCGGTTTCCGGAACATCGACGCCATTGCCTCCGGGGACGACATGCTCCTGATGCACAAGATGTATCAACGCTACCCGGACCGGATCTCGTTTTTAAAATCCCCCGGCGCCATCATCCGGACCGCACCCATGCCGACCTGGAAGGCATTTTTTAACCAACGGATCCGCTGGGCCAGCAAGGCCGACAAATACGACGACAAACGCATCATCGCCGTCCTGGCGCTGGTATACCTTTGGAATGTCTGGTTCCTCGCCGCAGGTGTGGCGGCGTGCTTTATACCTGGCCTTTGGAGGACCTGGCTTGGCTTTATCGCCGTCAAGACCATCGTGGAAATGTGGTACCTCTACCCCGTGGCCGTCTTCTTTGGAAAAAAATCCCTGCTCTGGAAATTCCCCTTGGCGGAGCCCGTACACATTGCCTATACCATTATTGCCGGCTGGCTGGGTAAATTTGGGTCCTATCAATGGAAGGGACGAAACGTCAAATAA
- a CDS encoding ABC transporter permease, whose protein sequence is MEGTKRQITRLPRAAMASLLVIALAFGVAAFAYFLAPDHSPFANRMVVEIGGKPPGYTQQFLLLKRPAAGRTDFLQRLWSGAPDTCIYVPITRWSIAGDSLHVDKYIDDGLTEPQAYALQSIDPYRNGRYLYTQRFYLGTDRFGRDVLSRLIIGTRVSLSVGLVAVALSLTIGIFLGALGGYYGGKTDDVIVWFMNIVWSIPTLLLVFAITFALGKGFWQVFVAVGLTLWVNVARTLRGQVLALRHIEYVEAGRALGFSDARIITRHILPNVIGPVLVISAANFASAIVIEAGLSFLGVGVQPPQPSWGLMIKENYSFIITHNPSLAIVPGVAIMVLVLAFNLLGNGLRDAMDVRS, encoded by the coding sequence ATGGAAGGGACGAAACGTCAAATAACCCGTTTGCCGCGCGCAGCCATGGCCAGCCTCCTGGTCATCGCCCTTGCCTTTGGGGTCGCGGCCTTCGCCTATTTCCTGGCGCCTGACCACTCTCCTTTTGCCAATCGGATGGTCGTGGAGATCGGGGGCAAGCCGCCCGGTTATACCCAGCAATTTCTTCTCCTGAAGCGGCCCGCCGCCGGTCGGACTGATTTCTTACAACGGCTCTGGAGCGGCGCCCCCGATACCTGTATCTATGTCCCCATCACGCGCTGGAGCATCGCAGGCGATTCCCTTCATGTCGATAAGTACATCGACGACGGCCTCACCGAGCCACAAGCGTACGCGCTGCAAAGCATCGACCCGTACAGAAACGGCCGCTACCTGTACACCCAGCGCTTCTACCTCGGCACCGACCGCTTCGGCCGGGACGTCCTCAGCCGCCTGATCATCGGTACCCGGGTGTCCCTCAGCGTCGGTCTCGTGGCCGTCGCCCTTTCACTGACGATCGGCATCTTTTTAGGCGCCCTTGGCGGTTATTACGGGGGAAAAACGGACGACGTCATTGTCTGGTTTATGAACATCGTCTGGAGCATACCTACGCTGCTGCTGGTATTCGCCATTACATTTGCCCTGGGCAAAGGATTCTGGCAGGTATTCGTGGCCGTGGGCCTGACCCTGTGGGTCAACGTCGCGAGGACCCTGCGAGGCCAGGTCCTCGCCCTTCGCCACATTGAATACGTCGAAGCCGGAAGGGCCCTCGGCTTTTCCGATGCCCGCATCATCACCCGGCACATCCTGCCCAACGTGATCGGACCCGTTCTCGTCATCTCCGCGGCCAACTTCGCTTCCGCCATCGTCATCGAAGCCGGTCTGAGCTTTCTCGGCGTGGGCGTGCAACCCCCACAACCCAGCTGGGGCCTGATGATCAAGGAAAACTATAGTTTTATCATCACCCACAACCCCTCCCTGGCCATCGTGCCGGGGGTGGCCATCATGGTGCTTGTCCTCGCCTTCAACCTGTTGGGCAACGGGTTGCGCGACGCTATGGACGTGCGTTCGTGA
- a CDS encoding Lrp/AsnC ligand binding domain-containing protein has translation MDKLDLQIIHAMMENAEISYADLGKQLFVSGGTIHVRIKKLQEYGIVKGTRLTVDLKALGYDVIAFLGIYLEKSSLYDSVAKDLEKIPEIVRLNYTTGNYSMFAEIVCKDINQLRYVLHDVVQKIKGIERTETFISLEESLNRNVRVSLD, from the coding sequence TTGGACAAATTGGACCTGCAGATCATCCATGCTATGATGGAAAATGCGGAAATATCCTACGCGGATCTGGGGAAGCAATTGTTCGTTTCCGGGGGAACAATACACGTGCGTATCAAAAAACTCCAGGAGTACGGGATTGTAAAAGGCACCCGTCTGACCGTGGACCTGAAGGCGTTAGGGTATGACGTCATCGCGTTCCTGGGGATCTACCTGGAAAAAAGCTCGCTCTATGACTCCGTGGCCAAGGACCTGGAAAAGATTCCCGAGATCGTCCGGCTGAATTATACGACGGGGAACTACAGCATGTTTGCCGAGATCGTGTGTAAGGACATCAACCAGCTCCGGTATGTCTTACACGATGTGGTCCAAAAGATCAAGGGGATCGAACGGACGGAGACCTTTATCTCGCTGGAGGAGAGTCTTAACCGCAACGTCCGTGTGAGCCTCGATTAA
- a CDS encoding DUF4395 domain-containing protein produces MTNPSAHINEPVVRIVAFEVAVLAISFTFTHLLVIPLFLLFDFYLRGWELRRYSPLRWLAVQVNRFFFHDRYKPVFAAPKVFAARIGAILSLAIIGLYVFESPLLSVGLTTVMICFALLESLVGFCAGCYLYSYYEKLRHHFHF; encoded by the coding sequence ATGACTAATCCGTCCGCTCATATCAATGAACCTGTCGTTAGGATCGTGGCGTTTGAGGTAGCGGTCCTGGCTATCAGTTTTACCTTCACCCATCTGTTGGTCATCCCTCTTTTTCTCCTGTTCGACTTTTACCTCCGGGGTTGGGAACTCCGCCGCTATAGCCCCCTGCGTTGGCTCGCCGTCCAGGTCAACCGTTTCTTTTTCCATGACCGGTATAAACCCGTCTTTGCCGCGCCCAAGGTTTTTGCGGCCAGGATCGGCGCCATCCTAAGCCTGGCCATCATCGGTTTGTACGTGTTCGAGTCCCCCCTTCTGAGCGTCGGCCTGACCACCGTGATGATCTGTTTCGCCCTCCTGGAATCCCTGGTGGGGTTTTGCGCCGGGTGCTACCTGTACAGCTATTACGAGAAGCTACGGCACCACTTCCATTTTTAG
- the trmB gene encoding tRNA (guanosine(46)-N7)-methyltransferase TrmB: MGYKKLIRFAAIKEFPHVLEYPQGMPGRWADFFHNTHPLTLELACGKGEYTIGLARLYPEGNFIGVDIKGNRIWVGASKALADNLANVAFLRSQIELLPTYFAPGEVKDIWITFPDPQLQLSRAKKRLTHPRFLRQYREFLRPDGQVHLKTDSPDLYAFTQTVIGLYDLPLYESSDNIYARAEVSPELSIRTHYEGLDIAGSKRVHYLRFGLRETLLDEQRAEALKELLQHAVD, encoded by the coding sequence ATGGGCTACAAAAAGCTGATCCGTTTTGCCGCGATCAAAGAATTCCCGCACGTCCTGGAATACCCACAGGGTATGCCCGGCCGTTGGGCGGATTTCTTTCACAATACCCATCCCCTGACCCTGGAGCTGGCTTGCGGGAAGGGGGAGTATACCATTGGGCTGGCAAGGCTGTACCCGGAGGGCAACTTTATCGGGGTGGATATCAAGGGTAACCGCATCTGGGTGGGTGCCAGCAAGGCCCTGGCGGACAATCTTGCCAACGTCGCCTTTCTCCGGAGCCAGATCGAGTTGCTGCCGACGTATTTTGCGCCGGGCGAGGTCAAAGACATCTGGATCACCTTTCCCGATCCCCAGCTCCAGCTATCCAGGGCCAAAAAACGCCTGACCCATCCGCGATTCCTTCGCCAGTACCGCGAGTTCCTCCGTCCGGACGGGCAGGTGCACCTCAAAACGGACTCACCGGACCTGTACGCCTTTACCCAAACGGTGATCGGGTTGTACGACCTTCCGCTGTACGAATCCTCCGATAATATCTATGCCCGGGCCGAGGTCAGTCCGGAGCTTTCCATACGTACCCATTACGAAGGCCTGGACATCGCCGGGTCCAAAAGGGTACACTACCTCCGTTTCGGTCTGCGCGAGACGCTGCTCGACGAACAGCGGGCCGAAGCGCTAAAAGAACTGCTGCAACATGCCGTTGATTGA
- a CDS encoding DUF5522 domain-containing protein produces the protein MVFTETYHLKRGFCCGSGCKHCPFGYENVPEPRRTELRQAKPPRDVPRKP, from the coding sequence ATGGTATTTACGGAGACCTACCACCTGAAGCGGGGGTTTTGTTGCGGCAGCGGCTGCAAGCACTGCCCGTTCGGGTATGAAAATGTGCCCGAGCCACGGCGGACTGAGCTGAGACAAGCAAAGCCTCCGCGCGATGTCCCTCGAAAACCATAA
- a CDS encoding CocE/NonD family hydrolase, translating to MRRILWLTLCLGPLIASAQNNADTLLAFIQANYTKIERRIPMRDGVKLFTAIYIPHDTTEDHAFMMMRTPYSCAPYGENSFPRRLGPSRFFPREKYIFVVQDVRGRYMSEGQFQEMTPAIDNKRNKKDVDESSDTYDTIDWLLKNIDHNSGKVGIYGISYPGFYASASLPGAHPAIKAVSPQAPVTDEFVGDDANHRGAFFLLDNFDFMNFFDHPRPEPWMKYPSMFDVKYDDAYDFFLKLGPVKNANDLYFKNQSKIWNEYLEHPTYDSYWRARNIRPHLKGITPAVLVVGGWFDAEDQFGALKTFEAANKQNPGADIHLLMGPWTHGAWARGEWSHYADYAFGANTSAYFQQLELDFFNFYLKGTGKPDLDKATVFVTGSNEWRKFTAWPPDESTPQTWYMGSSHTLSTDKPMIPSSYDTYVSDPAHPVPYINGVKSGRDNNYMGADQRFAALRPDVLTYTSDVLSSDMTLTGEIDVDLYASITGTDADFIVKVIDVLPLEPQGAAAPSTEEKALGGYEQLVRAEVMRGKFRKSWEHPEPFDPGSPTRVSFALNSIAHTFKAGHRLMVQVQSSWFPLVDLNPQTFVDIPQAKPGDFKTATIKLYHDTKHPSSITVRKLP from the coding sequence ATGCGTCGTATTCTTTGGCTGACCCTCTGCCTCGGCCCCCTGATCGCCAGTGCCCAAAATAACGCTGATACCCTCCTGGCCTTTATCCAGGCGAACTATACCAAGATCGAGCGCCGCATCCCGATGCGGGACGGCGTAAAACTGTTTACGGCGATCTATATCCCCCATGACACCACCGAGGACCACGCATTCATGATGATGCGCACCCCTTATTCGTGCGCCCCCTACGGGGAAAATAGCTTTCCCCGGCGACTGGGCCCCAGCCGTTTTTTCCCCAGGGAAAAATACATCTTCGTCGTCCAGGACGTCCGGGGACGGTACATGAGCGAAGGACAGTTCCAGGAAATGACGCCGGCCATCGACAATAAGCGCAACAAAAAGGACGTGGACGAAAGCAGCGATACCTATGATACCATCGACTGGCTGCTGAAGAATATTGACCACAACAGCGGCAAGGTGGGTATTTACGGCATTTCCTACCCGGGCTTTTATGCGTCGGCCTCTCTTCCGGGCGCGCACCCCGCCATCAAGGCGGTTTCCCCCCAGGCACCCGTCACCGACGAGTTCGTGGGGGACGACGCCAACCACCGGGGCGCGTTTTTCCTGTTGGACAACTTCGACTTCATGAATTTCTTCGACCATCCCCGGCCGGAACCCTGGATGAAGTATCCCTCGATGTTCGACGTGAAGTATGACGATGCCTACGACTTTTTCCTGAAGCTGGGTCCGGTCAAAAACGCCAACGACCTTTATTTCAAAAACCAGAGCAAAATCTGGAACGAATACCTGGAACACCCCACCTACGACAGCTATTGGCGGGCGCGCAACATCCGCCCACACCTGAAGGGGATCACGCCCGCGGTCCTGGTGGTCGGTGGCTGGTTTGACGCCGAGGACCAGTTTGGCGCCCTAAAGACATTCGAGGCCGCGAACAAACAAAACCCCGGAGCCGACATCCACCTCCTGATGGGCCCCTGGACGCACGGCGCCTGGGCCAGGGGTGAATGGAGCCACTACGCGGATTACGCGTTCGGAGCCAACACCAGCGCGTACTTCCAGCAGCTGGAGCTCGACTTTTTCAATTTCTACCTGAAGGGAACGGGCAAACCGGACCTGGACAAGGCAACGGTTTTCGTCACCGGGTCCAACGAATGGCGGAAATTCACCGCCTGGCCCCCGGATGAAAGTACCCCCCAGACCTGGTATATGGGCTCGTCCCATACCCTCTCGACGGACAAACCCATGATCCCTTCCTCCTACGATACGTACGTCTCCGACCCCGCACATCCTGTTCCCTACATCAATGGGGTAAAATCCGGCCGGGACAACAACTATATGGGCGCCGACCAGCGGTTTGCCGCCCTGCGACCGGACGTCCTCACCTATACCAGCGACGTCCTTTCCAGCGACATGACCCTGACCGGTGAGATCGACGTAGACCTGTATGCGTCTATCACGGGTACGGACGCCGACTTTATCGTAAAGGTCATCGACGTACTGCCGTTGGAGCCTCAGGGTGCCGCCGCCCCCAGCACGGAAGAAAAAGCCCTCGGCGGGTACGAACAGCTCGTCCGGGCAGAGGTGATGAGGGGTAAGTTCCGGAAAAGCTGGGAACACCCCGAGCCGTTTGACCCGGGGTCGCCGACGCGGGTGTCGTTTGCCCTGAACTCGATCGCCCATACCTTTAAGGCAGGGCACCGGCTTATGGTGCAGGTGCAAAGCAGCTGGTTTCCCCTGGTGGATTTGAATCCGCAAACCTTTGTGGATATTCCGCAGGCGAAGCCCGGGGATTTTAAGACGGCTACGATAAAGCTCTACCACGACACCAAACATCCGTCTTCGATCACGGTGCGGAAGCTGCCGTAA
- a CDS encoding OsmC family protein: MGKTHQYKVDLLWTGNRGKGTTGYTVYERAFTQHVAGKPDLPGSSDPAFRGDPGRYNPEELLVASLSSCHMLWFLHLCSEAGVSVVDYADHAKGFMEETADGGGRFTEVVLHPTVTVAEQAMVAKVEALHDAAHHKCFIANSVNFTVRTLGTCTALE, from the coding sequence ATGGGTAAAACGCACCAGTACAAGGTGGACCTCCTCTGGACCGGGAACCGCGGCAAGGGGACCACGGGGTATACCGTCTATGAGCGGGCCTTTACCCAACACGTCGCCGGAAAGCCGGATCTGCCGGGCTCTTCGGACCCCGCTTTCCGGGGTGACCCGGGTCGCTACAACCCGGAAGAATTGCTGGTGGCTTCGCTTTCCTCCTGTCACATGTTGTGGTTCCTTCACCTGTGTTCGGAAGCCGGGGTGTCTGTCGTCGACTATGCCGACCATGCCAAGGGTTTTATGGAAGAAACCGCGGATGGTGGTGGACGCTTCACCGAGGTGGTGCTCCACCCGACGGTGACCGTCGCGGAGCAGGCCATGGTCGCTAAGGTGGAGGCGTTGCATGACGCGGCCCACCACAAATGCTTTATCGCCAATTCGGTGAATTTTACCGTGCGGACGTTGGGGACGTGCACGGCGCTGGAGTAG
- a CDS encoding DUF420 domain-containing protein, translated as MKNKNLTLPIIIVSVAVPLAVAFLILVPSVKINFGFNTSVLPLFHATLNATVAILLLASLWFIRHGQVQAHKWTNLLAVVLSAIFLVSYVIYHASNPSTLYGDLNRDGHLDDAEKAAAGGLRYVYYVILTSHILLSGIIIPFVLFTLQRAFQEKFDKHRKLARITWPLWLYVAVTGVIVYVMVSKYY; from the coding sequence ATGAAGAATAAGAACCTCACCCTCCCGATCATCATCGTGTCCGTTGCCGTTCCCCTGGCGGTGGCTTTCCTGATCCTGGTGCCATCGGTCAAGATAAACTTTGGATTCAATACCTCGGTATTGCCTCTTTTCCACGCGACCCTCAACGCCACGGTGGCCATCTTGCTGCTTGCGAGTCTTTGGTTTATCCGCCATGGTCAGGTGCAGGCCCACAAATGGACCAACCTGCTGGCGGTCGTCCTGAGCGCGATCTTCCTGGTGTCCTATGTGATCTATCACGCGTCCAACCCGTCTACGCTGTACGGCGACCTCAACAGGGACGGCCACCTGGATGACGCGGAAAAGGCAGCGGCGGGCGGTTTACGCTACGTCTACTATGTCATTCTCACGTCGCACATCCTTTTGTCGGGGATCATCATCCCCTTTGTCCTGTTTACGTTGCAACGCGCGTTCCAGGAAAAATTCGACAAGCACCGGAAGCTGGCGAGGATCACCTGGCCCTTATGGCTGTATGTGGCGGTAACGGGGGTGATCGTCTACGTCATGGTCAGCAAATACTACTAG